In Camelina sativa cultivar DH55 chromosome 13, Cs, whole genome shotgun sequence, the genomic window AAAACAAGCACAAGGTAACAACAATGCTAAGAGAGGAGCTGAGTGCAATAGGCAGCAATTGGAGAACTCGCCATTTAAGCGAGCAAAGACGGGTGCAGAAGATTCTGAATCAAATGATGTGACCCCATTAGAAACATATATGGAAGAGGCTGAGATGGATATTGAACATGCATATGACAACACTGAAACTGAAGCTGACGAGAATCTGATGTGGAATGATGAAGAGGAAAGCAGAAGCTGCCTTATGATAGATGGTGAATGGAAAAGAGTAAATGATGGAGTGCTAGTGGGGATGGCTTCCAGCGTTACAGTTTGTGTTTGAGATCTCTGCAAATGTTACAATTAAAGCGACATCTTTTTGAGAAAATAGTTCTgatatttgatcattttttttttaaggtagAGCATGTGACACAACGTCAATAGTGCCATACAGATATTGAAACACTTAAGTAACAAATTAAGGAACAATTTATTATACATGAATATTGAATAGTGAACATTGTCGGTAGTAGTATTGCTTTTATAGACAGAGAAGAGATGGGAGAAAACACCCCTAAGACCAAAATGTTACAAATCTGACACCAAATCAATTACGATACTaattcaattcttcttcttcatcatcacaaatttcccttttcttcttcaagGAATGAGTTCACCATTTTGGGCTTTTTAACCTACAAAGCCAATCCCAGAAAGAGACAGATTTTCCAGTTCAAcacaacttaaaatataaaaaggtatCTGCCAAAATACAAGATTATGGGTTCAACTGCCCTAAGAAAGTATAGGTATCTGGACTATAACAGATGTATATGTTCTATGAAGGATCCCGGAATACCGATAACACTGAGAAATTGTACAAAAGAGACATAACAGTACACAGATGCTTACCTAATAAGCTGTCTACAGTGAGTTGAAAAGTGCTTCTAAACCTCTCCATGACACCTACTTGAGTGCAGAATACAAAATTGGAATGTTTACAACTTTACTACCCAGCAACCCTTATTGCACCCATCTCATCGATCTTTGAGCTTTTATGCTGCAACAAGTTAAACCAAGAGCCGAATCATTACAATTTACTAAAGACTTACAGTATTACAAGTTCTCTAACACCTTTTATGGTGGAAATTTCAGGCTGAGTATCAGCGACGAACGAGGAATATAAGAGGGCCCACTTCATTACCATtaccttgttttttttgtgcctCTGAACGTCATTAAGATCTTCATCTCCATCGTGTTTCCTTTTCTGAAATATTAGTGAAAAGATTCCATGTGATTTCCATCATATGAAAAActcaaacaaatattatagtaaAACTGTTATAGAGCAGTCTCTAGATCGGCTAATTTCATGCCAAGTCAACAGGTTAAGAAAGCAGCCAAACTCCAGAGTAACATATTAGTATATAACAAGATTTTCCATTAAGCTATTCATCTTTGCCAAGACAGATACCTTCAACAAACAGACATGTTCTTACCTTATCATGATGTTTCTTAGAATGATCACCCGAATCATGGTGGCCATTTTTGTCCTTCTTTCTGTCTCGATCCTTGTCTTTATCTTTATCCTTGCTCCTATCTTTATGCTTGTGCCTGTGCTTCTTATGCTCTCTATCTTTGTCCTTATCCCTGTCCTTGTGTTTCTTATGTTTCCTGTCCTTATCTTTCGACTCACTTTTTGACTTAGGCGGAATTGTAGGAGCTCCCTTCTCTGCCTGTAAGAAGAAACCGGGCAGGTTCATGTTTTAGTACAAAGGTCAATCATCTCCGTAGGATACCCAGATGTAATTCACCTTACTAGGAAATGATTCTCATTTGACCAAAGAACTTGATGTTACAGGAAATAGGACATTCATTATTGAGCCCAGTTTTCTAGCTCAATGTAACGTCAAATACTCATATGAAAAATGCgtttaaaactcaaaacagcaagagacagagagagacaaAGGGAGTAGATTCTTACAGGAGGCAATTCAACAGGAGTCATATCATTGAGTTGGAAAGCCTGCTTAAGCTCATCTATATCAAAAGGTTGGATGCGAATATTAGTCTCCCGGCTCTGTGATAAGTTCTGAATAAGCTGATCTAATTGCATTCCTTCTCCTTTCCTGATCTCTGTGTCCCCAACCACATTATGAAGATAATGGGAATCTGACAGAGAGACGGGAAGGGATTTCTTGCAAAAGAATTCATGGTGTTGCACTAGTTTGAATTGAGATATAAGATCCACAGCACCACACAACTCTTTTGGACCTGCagttataaataaacaaacaacacattGACCTCAAGGTGACCCAAAAGGACATGGAGCTACACAAAAGACTTCACGGACTGAAGAAAGGTCCAACTTTGACACCAATGTACCTCCGAATTTTAAACGTTCAGGTTCCATCTTCTCTATCGCACTCTGAATTTCTTTTGCATGATCACTGCATCATGTATCCtacacaagtaaaaaaaaatcaatgaggCATTGAGTGCCAAGGTACACAAACCAAAGTCAGCTTCTATACTACATAAATTGACAATGTCGtagaacaaaaactaaaacagcTCATAACTCATAGGGAGCAAAAACTGATTAAGTCTCCAACAAAACTAAGTACGGACAAAAAATACGTAATTTAGCAAAAACTGCTATCAAGTCTCAAACTTTTATCTGCGAAAACATAGTCCAAGATCGAAATAATGAAACTTGGATCAAAAAAACCTCTAGAAATGACAAGAATTGTCTTagtaaaaatcatatatactaaAAAGTCTATCCAATTCTGAGGATCAAgtcaacaaaaacaagaagaaaaaaaaacagttcctTTCGTCTATATGAAAGCTAACAAGTATCATGAGACTGCGAAGTAATCACTAAAAAACGATAATTAGACTCTCTCTCAATAAAAAATTGAGGAttggagaaacaaaaagaattgaggaattggaaaaaaagaagacaaaaaagacCAGTAGGAAACTAAACAAAGCCAAGATTCAATTTGGTAAGGGAAAGAATCGACATACACGTCTCAACAAAGCCAGATCTCGTTTCGTGTTGAGAAAACCCTCTATAGCTTCTTCTATCGCACCAAAAGATACAAATCGAAACGGGTGGGTATGGAGCGGGGGAAGTGGGTTGGGTTTGGGGGTATTGAGTATCCGAATTCCCGCCcaaaatttttgatatttgcAAGTGATCGATAAGGGGACAGAGATCGAAGAAGCTTCGAGAGAGCGAAAGAGAATTgtagtttttagggtttgagagagtttttttttttttttgtggatgaACCAATGaggtgaaaataaaaaaaactctgtttcctTCCGTTTTGTTTGCTGCCTCTTCTctcaatttataattaaaaaaaaaaaaaaaatcaacatttcttttctcagtcagcatttttttttttaatttccttttttttcattaaagCCTTCCACGTGTTCTTCACGCGCGCTATACCCCAAATAAAATTATGGGTTTCCCAATTAAACCGTATTCGAACCGAGTAATGGATGAATCTCTCTGTCTCCCTAACCGTATTCAATCCAGTTTTATCGAAATATATTTGGTGGGGGTGATacaaaatacatacatatacttGGATTTTTGGACTTTTTGTATCAACTAAAATACAAACatgattttaaagtaaatttacagatctgaaaattttaatcataatcttatataataaaattagaaaaatttctttaatcatatgttttaaaaagttgacACAATAAGCATTCCTccttttgacatgtgtcaccttttaaacttaaatcttataattatttatttttattaattttagttaaattcaAAAATCCAACCCAAATATACTATTATCCATCTTTTATAGATTTAAAATgtatatgaattatattatttcatcatttatttttttcctttttaccatttattttaataactaaagtattttaaaatgattgcatattataatgtaaataaaaaggTTCTTATCAAACTACACATTTCctattaacaatatttttttataataaagtaGATAACCTTCTCTAATCACATGCTCTAAGAAGTTGACAAATAGGCACTACTCTTTTTCACATGTGTCAtcttttaaacttaaatcttacaattatttatttttgttaatttttagttaaattttaaaaaatcaaaccaagtgCACTATTATCcatcttttatagttttaattataaatttatattaaaaatgtaaatgaattatattattccagcattttttttccttttttatcatttattttaatagcTAAAGatcaaactaaaatatttttaaaaagtgcaTATTATAATGTAAATGAaagatttttatcaaactacACATGTcctattaataatatttttttggggtcttgatatatattacaatcatcaaaacatatttaaagtgaaatcattattgtttataagaaaaattaggtgcacaaatatatttaagttattaaatcagtcttattttataataattattatgcaattaaaattattattgactAACTTCAGACAAGTGTTattgggatacaatccaagttcCACATCTAAAGTTTGAtaaaactatcattaatatataaagggtaaTGGTCAATCCACTAATTGTCAATTGCTTTTGAATTGGAAGCTCATagtaaaacccaaatttaacatcAGAGCTCAAGGTTTAAGTTCTGGGGACCTACAAAAGTGGATACAgacatgcctcttgttaacccAAGTAATGGGGGTccaagaaggggtttattatcggtcaaagtgggatcggttcgagatggagttatcatTTCGAGGAGGCGTGTTAATATTCCACATgtggtccttggtttgaaggGAGCTAGGGAGATTATTgagatacaatccaagtcccacatctgaaatTTGATAAAAGTATCGTGTAATTTGATAAAAGCATATGTAATCTTCACAAATAACgtgtaatttaagaaaataaattattaaagagagagatattatgTTGTTACGTGAAATTTATTAAAGTAGCGTGTTGTCACgtgtaatttgataaaatagcgtgttacaaaacaaaatgccatgaattaaataaaaaatgcacGACGACGGAAATTGAAATCCAAAGACATATAGTGAGATATCTTCTGCAATTTGAAGGAGACAAACCgaaaagaataaataaacagGAAAAGGAAGAATTGATGTTGTTCGATGTGTTAGTAAAATCaattgaaagaagagagagggtGAGAGAGCAcgagggaagagaagagagagaaaaagtaaTAGAGAAATTTGAGTGGATACGAGAGCAtgagggaagagaagagagagaaatagaaatagagaaagctgaaagagagagagagagtttgttgTTTCCgtgaaaaaaatgatatgatatttaaaaaaaacatgtaatatataaaataggtataagtgtaATTGTATTTGAAGAAAGAGAGTACTCTCTGACAAACACTATACAATTgtggtattttcttaattatgttttgtttttgtggcaTTTAGTGCATATTCTCTAATAAAAAGACGGTGTTTGATGTATTTTAAGATAAAATCTGGATTTTGAGTAATGGTAAGAGAAAAGTGTTGGTAATTTCAATACATGCACGCCAAGTTAGATACAGCATATAGTAAATATTATCTGTTGGAATCTTCTCATAGCAAATTTTTTCACATGATAgaatttgttattaaaattctcatattatttttaatattaaaatgatcATATATACTATTGCAAATTGAGTTTTCTACTTATTTAATTGATTCAACtctttaattaaatgattatatatcTTTAAGATTTTGTTTCGATGTTGAATATCTTTTGATGAGTACTTCTACAACTTATAATCTAGTTTTAGAGACAAATATTCAATTAAACCTACGCATTGCGTGGGCATTCcctagtttaaaaaaaaaataacgtgGTTTTATGAGTTTTGGATTGGTAGGACAGAGCTAACCCGATTGATATATATGCAATTATGTATCCACAAGTTAGTTGAGGATGAATgtatgaaacatatatatacgaCGTAGACACACGCGTATATTTGCTTGATATAACATCAGACATTTGACAAGAAGAGAACAAGTGTGACGACGAGAGGAAAATGGAATagttggtatttttttttatctttgtggGAATTTGAGTTTTTAAGTCATACTACTGGCTCTTCTAAAATGTGTTAATTCATGATTTTGTCCGATGTTGAATAAAAAACGAGTTACATGGGATATCTTCACAAATTAGCTATATATTAAAAACGTAATGAGGATAGACTGAGATACATATGGTATTACTTGACAAATATTGAAGGTGAGATGATGTATGTATAATGGAGTCATATccatatatgtgatatagttttttttttttttgctttctcttaatccataataaaacccaaaaaaaaaaaagagagaagcaaaaatatatgtacatataaaaTGGAGGGGAACATTCAAGTGGGAAGTGGATTATTTCATGTGTGTGAGTGTAAATGTGGGTGAGGAATAACACAATGAAAAAAGGGAGTGAAGACAACATCATTCTCCACAAAGAAAGCTAAGTCTTAGAATCATCACTCCAATTCCCCTTTTTGgccccttcttctctcttttcttacttTGACCCTCCACATTATTACCATGCACCATCTCCCTATATGCTTGCTTTTATTATTGATCACACCCTCATTACTCTCTAATTACCAGTAATCACTACAACTAAAAAGATTAAACTACACTAATTACTACCACTTGACCAAATTAATCCAGCTAAGACCCCTGGACATGATATCAACCAAAAactttgttataaaatataatgatatttttacaaaattcttcttctctttatttgtAGAAAGTGATACAGAAAAAAAGGAAGGGAGAGCAACAAACCTTTTGGAGCAAGTCATAGGTTAAAAGCCCCATTGCTTTTTCTTCCATCACTTTCATTCCTCTCTTCTCATTCTTTNNNNNNNNNNNNNNNNNNNNNNNNNNNNNNNNNNNNNNNNNNNNNNNNNNNNNNNNNNNNNNNNNNNNNNNNNNNNNNNNNNNNNNNNNNNNNNNNNNNNNNNNNNNNNNNNNNNNNNNNNNNNNNNNNNNNNNNNNNNNNNNNNNNNNNNNNNNNNNNNNNNNNNNNNNNNNNNNNNNNNNNNNNNNNNNNNNNNNNNNNNNNNNNNNNNNNNNNNNNNNNNNNNNNNNNNNNNNNNNNNNNNNNNNNNNNNNNNNNNNNNNNNNNNNNNNNNNNNNNNNNNNNNNNNNNNNNNNNNNNNNNNNNNNNNNNNNNNNNNNNNNNNNNNNNNNNNNNNNNNNNNNNNNNNNNNNNNNNNNNNNNNNNNNNNNNNNNNNNNNNNNNNNNNNNNNNNNNNNNNNNNNNNNNNNNNNNNNNNNNNNNNNNNNNNNNNNNNNNNNNNNNNNNNNNNNNNNNNNNNNNNNNNNNNNNNNNNNNNNNNNNNNNNNNNNNNNNNNNNNNNNNNNNNNNNNNNNNNNNNNNNNNNNNNNNNNNNNNNNNNNNNNNNNNNNNNNNNNNNNNNNNNNNNNNNNNNNNNNNNNNNNNNNNNNNNNNNNNNNNNNNNNNNNNNNNNNNNNNNNNNNNNNNNNNNNNNNNNNNNNNNNNNNNNNNNNNNNNNNNNNNNNNNNNNNNNNNNNNNNNNNNNNNNNNNNNNNNNNNNNNNNNNNNNNNNNNNNNNNNNNNNNNNNNNNNNNNNNNNNNNNNNNNNNNNNNNNNNNNNNNNNNNNNNNNNNNNNNNNNNNNNNNNNNNNNNNNNNNNNNNNNNNNNNNNNNNNNNNNNNNNNNNNNNNNNNNNNNNNNNNNNNNNNNNNNNNNNNNNNNNNNNNNNNNNNNNNNNNNNNNNNNNNNNNNNNNNNNNNNNNNNNNNNNNNNNNNNNNNNNNNNNNNNNNNNNNNNNNNNNNNNNNNNNNNNNNNNNNNNNNNNNNNNNNNNNNNNNNNNNNNNNNNNNNNNNNNNNNNNNNNNNNNNNNNNNNNNNNNNNNNNNNNNNNNNNNNNNNNNNNNNNNNNNNNNNNNNNNNNNNNNNNNNNNNNNNNNNNNNNNNNNNNNNNNNNNNNNNNNNNNNNNNNNNNNNNNNNNNNNNNNNNNNNNNNNNNNNNNNNNNNNNNNNNNNNNNNNNNNNNNNNNaaaaaaaaaaaagagagaagcaaaaatatatgtacatataaaaTGGAGGGGAACATTCAAGTGGGAAGTGGATTATTTCATGTGTGTGAGTGTAAATGTGGGTGAGGAATAACACAATGAAAAAAGGGAGTGAAGACAACATCATTCTCCACAAAGAAAGCTAAGTCTTAGAATCATCACTCCAATTCCCCTTTTTGgccccttcttctctcttttcttacttTGACCCTCCACATTATTACCATGCACCATCTCCCTATATGCTTGCTTTTATTATTGATCACACCCTCATTACTCTCTAATTACCAGTAATCACTACAACTAAAAAGATTAAACTACACTAATTACTACCACTTGACCAAATTAATCCAGCTAAGACCCCTGGACATGATATCAACCAAAAactttgttataaaatataatgatatttttacaaaattcttcttctctttatttgtAGAAAGTGATACAGAAAAAAAGGAAGGGAGAGCAACAAACCTTTTGGAGCAAGTCATAGGTTAAAAGCCCCATTGCTTTTTCTTCCATCACTTTCATTCCTCTCTTCTCATTCTTTCAGACTgactttgagagagagagaatttaaCAGATCTTGCTCAGATCTTTTTATACCTTCTTAAAAAATCGATATTATATAGAgaaactctctctctatatatatcttgaagatTCTGAAGAGATGGGAAACTACTACTCTAGAAGAAAATCTCGAAAACACATCACGACTGTTGCCTtgatcatccttcttcttcttttgtttctgtttctttacgctaaagcttcatcttcttcttcccctaaTATTCATCACCATTCTACTCATGGAAGCTTGAAGAAACCTGAAATTTTGGATCCAGAGCTTCATGATCTTGATTCCAATGCTGCGTCAAAAGGATCACTATATACTAATAAAGGTGGCGGTGAAGTTGTATTTGAAGATGGCAAGAGAAGGGTCTTCACAGGTCCTAATCCTTTGCACAACAGATAACTTTTTTTGCATCTTACAAGTTTTGTGAATCTTTGTCGtttgaataaaaatacatttgtgcaaacaaaaagaaccataattattttcttcttacaCTGATATACATTATATCGTCGTATGTGATCTGCCGTGATTGTAACTTCTGTGTTCTTTCTATCCGGCGGAATGAGATTTTAAGAGTGTTGGACAACAAGTCTTTGAATATAGTTAGTTATTAATGCTGCTTATTAAGTTTCTCCatgatttttctatttaaaatatgattaaaatggGTGTGTTTAGTGTATGACACGCATAATTATCTTTTCTACCCATTGATTTGAATATGAAACTGGTGGAATTCCGTGTGGTACGAATAGTCTGATAATGATAATAAAATGAACATCATTGTTGAtgccaaagaaaaaacaaaagaaagaaaggaagagtTGAACATCATTGTTAAATTGAAATAATCATAAAGCTATAGTCTATATTACACAGAGTTGGATGTGAAAGATGTAAGATTATTACAAAGCTATTTCATGCTTCCATTATTGAAAAAGATTGGGTTGAATACCATATCATTATTCTACAAAAGCTGTAAAAAGAGAACTATTGAGATCGAAAACCCTATTTGACACTAATGAGCCACagttgtaagaaagagaaattgcaACCATTCTCAATGTTATCTTCAGAGACGACAGTTTTTAGATCTAAACTCAAATAATTTGGTACTATGGTATACTGTAAATTTTCTTACCATAGACTAGACTACTGTATTTTAACTATGACTTTACAGTTTACGAGGTGTGTACAGATGTAAGAAACAGAACGAGGCTGTCGGAAAACTGGAGATATAATGTAGGGACAAGAATGAGATTTTCGCcatgaaaatcaaaaacacaaaaacgaGAAAATTAGCATTTATagataacaaaaacagaaaGTAATAAAAGATTCCGATCAGATATGGAGAATTTGGGAAAGacttaaaatcataattaagaGAACACGAGAAGAGAATTTTGCTTGCTCATAATTACGATAAACAAAGAGACAAGAGTTGAAGTTGTCTCCACATTACCAAACTTTTTTGGAAGCACATTGTATAGAACTATAGAAGACACAAATTTAAGAGTTTAATAAGTATCGCTTTGCAGCTTCTGGATCCAATTCTTCATACACctgaaaccaaaaacacatgagaagaaaaaatgtcaaaaacatTAGTACCGATCTTCAATAAACGTCTTTAGAAG contains:
- the LOC104735236 gene encoding mediator of RNA polymerase II transcription subunit 19a-like; the protein is MEPERLKFGGPKELCGAVDLISQFKLVQHHEFFCKKSLPVSLSDSHYLHNVVGDTEIRKGEGMQLDQLIQNLSQSRETNIRIQPFDIDELKQAFQLNDMTPVELPPAEKGAPTIPPKSKSESKDKDRKHKKHKDRDKDKDREHKKHRHKHKDRSKDKDKDKDRDRKKDKNGHHDSGDHSKKHHDKKRKHDGDEDLNDVQRHKKNKHKSSKIDEMGAIRVAG
- the LOC104735238 gene encoding CLAVATA3/ESR (CLE)-related protein 22-like, producing MGNYYSRRKSRKHITTVALIILLLLLFLFLYAKASSSSSPNIHHHSTHGSLKKPEILDPELHDLDSNAASKGSLYTNKGGGEVVFEDGKRRVFTGPNPLHNR